Proteins found in one Egibacteraceae bacterium genomic segment:
- a CDS encoding CopG family transcriptional regulator codes for MARTQTMVQLNGELLALLDREAARRGTSRSALIRTAVAAFLHDEREAEIDRQILEGYRRVPPATPDAWGDPRADEADTAVMLERLDAEERAAGFGPWQP; via the coding sequence ATGGCACGGACGCAGACGATGGTGCAGCTCAACGGGGAGCTCCTCGCGCTGCTCGACCGAGAGGCCGCGCGGCGCGGCACCTCGCGATCCGCGCTGATCCGCACCGCCGTCGCGGCGTTCCTCCACGACGAGCGCGAGGCCGAGATCGACCGGCAGATCCTCGAGGGCTACCGCCGCGTCCCGCCCGCCACGCCCGACGCGTGGGGCGACCCGCGCGCCGACGAGGCGGACACCGCCGTGATGCTCGAGCGCCTCGACGCCGAGGAGCGGGCAGCGGGCTTCGGCCCGTGGCAGCCGTAA
- a CDS encoding S8 family serine peptidase, with translation MTCGARGRGLRLLAALAALSLWAALAPAATADPAGAGPGAPPERPDGSWDGAAFAPDEVIVRWRAGASASARSGARAQHGLVATGSAPRTGVEFHRITNGRAPDAVARGLQRDGRVEHAEPNSVLRALADPPNDPAFGSQWGLHNTGQTIEANPGVAGVDVDVLDAWDDSLGADVVVAVIDEGTDREHPDLNANMWVNPDPGTDLRYPDDDFGWDFHHDDNSVFDPADGDSHGTHVSGTVAAVTDNGLGVAGVAPDATVMPLKFLGPDGGLLEDAILAIDYAAERGVRIANNSWGSDGFSEFLGDAIEGSGIAFIAAAGNEGRDVDAAPTYPCSYDLPNVLCVAAVDNNGDLAGYSNFGAASVHVGAPGTAVASTFPRLPDMTMALQIDAPAYDAMFWGFDLSDVSGGAAPRTDALDRALDHLGAAADDPILLVDDDESALGFPDARPLYLDALGAGGYTDVTVHDVVADTAGPTAAQMDGHTVVWFTGAAFGDPPDGATTLTDADQANLTTFLDAGGALLLAGADAIYRIEGSAFVSDRLHAEFLGETTGRAGLQGQAGTVYDGAVYDLVANLFVDNIAPASAAATPALTFPGETTYADAYAFLAGTSMATPHASGVAALVASLRPALSGTEIVDLLKDTAVPLAALDGVTTTGGLVSASAAVQATLALPELAVPGAPAGVSAVAGDGAATVSWSAPGADGGSAVTGYTVTAEPRGASVTVGGDAREATVAGLDNGTAYTFTVHATNAVGDGPASAASAPVTPLSPEACPEGGVPDAGFGDVAAGNVHAAAVSCAAWYGLAQGTGATTFAPGTSVRRDQMASFIGRLVEQAGVELDASGAPFGDVAGNVHAPRINGLANAGIVQGVRPGEYAPSALVTRDQMASFLVRTYELLVEQTLPAPPHGFTDVAGTVHEAAIAKSAGAGFARGLSATTYGPRQQVRRDQMASFLTRVLQQLVHDGLVQSRA, from the coding sequence ATGACGTGCGGTGCTCGTGGCCGTGGACTGCGGCTGCTCGCCGCGCTCGCTGCGCTGTCCCTGTGGGCGGCGTTGGCCCCCGCCGCGACAGCCGACCCGGCCGGGGCCGGCCCTGGCGCCCCGCCGGAACGCCCGGACGGTTCGTGGGACGGGGCCGCGTTCGCGCCTGACGAGGTCATCGTCAGGTGGCGCGCCGGGGCGAGCGCGTCGGCGCGCTCGGGCGCCCGGGCGCAGCACGGGCTCGTGGCGACCGGGTCCGCGCCCCGGACGGGTGTGGAGTTCCACCGCATCACCAACGGCCGTGCGCCCGACGCCGTCGCTCGTGGCTTGCAGCGTGACGGGCGGGTCGAGCACGCCGAACCGAACTCCGTGCTGCGCGCGCTGGCCGACCCGCCCAACGACCCGGCCTTCGGGTCCCAGTGGGGCCTGCACAACACCGGTCAGACGATCGAGGCCAACCCCGGCGTGGCGGGCGTGGACGTCGATGTGCTCGACGCGTGGGACGACAGCCTCGGCGCGGACGTCGTCGTGGCGGTCATCGACGAGGGCACCGACCGGGAGCACCCCGACCTGAACGCGAACATGTGGGTCAACCCCGACCCCGGCACGGACCTGCGCTATCCCGACGACGACTTCGGGTGGGACTTCCACCACGACGACAACTCGGTGTTCGACCCCGCAGACGGCGACTCGCATGGCACCCATGTGTCAGGCACGGTGGCTGCCGTCACCGACAACGGCCTCGGCGTCGCCGGGGTGGCGCCCGACGCGACGGTCATGCCGTTGAAGTTCCTCGGCCCCGACGGCGGGTTGCTGGAAGACGCCATCCTTGCGATCGACTACGCCGCGGAGCGCGGGGTGCGCATCGCCAACAACAGCTGGGGCAGCGACGGTTTCAGCGAGTTCCTCGGCGACGCCATCGAAGGCTCGGGGATAGCGTTCATCGCGGCGGCCGGCAACGAGGGCCGTGACGTCGACGCGGCCCCGACGTACCCGTGCAGCTACGACCTGCCCAACGTGCTGTGCGTCGCCGCGGTCGACAACAACGGCGACCTGGCCGGCTACTCCAACTTCGGTGCCGCCTCGGTGCACGTCGGGGCGCCGGGCACGGCCGTCGCCTCGACCTTTCCCCGGCTGCCCGACATGACGATGGCGCTGCAGATCGACGCGCCGGCCTACGACGCGATGTTCTGGGGCTTTGACCTGTCCGACGTGTCCGGGGGCGCCGCGCCGCGCACCGACGCGCTCGACCGGGCACTGGACCACCTCGGCGCGGCCGCCGACGACCCGATCCTGCTCGTCGACGACGACGAGTCCGCGCTCGGTTTCCCCGACGCGCGACCGCTCTACCTGGACGCGCTCGGGGCCGGTGGCTACACCGACGTGACCGTCCACGATGTCGTCGCCGACACCGCCGGTCCGACGGCGGCGCAGATGGACGGCCACACGGTCGTGTGGTTCACCGGCGCGGCGTTCGGTGACCCCCCCGACGGGGCGACGACCCTGACCGACGCCGACCAGGCGAACCTCACCACGTTCCTCGACGCCGGCGGGGCGCTCCTGCTGGCGGGAGCCGACGCGATCTACCGCATCGAGGGCAGCGCGTTCGTGTCCGACCGGCTGCACGCCGAGTTCCTGGGTGAGACCACCGGGCGGGCGGGCCTTCAGGGCCAGGCCGGCACCGTCTACGACGGGGCCGTCTACGACCTGGTGGCCAACCTGTTCGTGGACAACATCGCCCCGGCCAGCGCCGCGGCGACCCCCGCCCTGACGTTTCCCGGCGAGACGACGTATGCGGATGCGTACGCCTTCCTGGCGGGCACGTCGATGGCGACCCCGCACGCCTCGGGCGTCGCCGCGCTCGTCGCATCGCTGCGCCCGGCGTTGTCGGGAACCGAGATCGTCGACCTGCTGAAGGACACCGCGGTCCCCCTCGCCGCGCTCGACGGGGTCACCACCACCGGTGGCCTGGTGAGCGCGTCGGCGGCGGTGCAGGCCACGCTCGCCCTGCCCGAGCTGGCCGTGCCCGGCGCGCCGGCGGGGGTGTCGGCGGTGGCTGGGGATGGTGCGGCGACGGTGTCGTGGTCGGCGCCGGGCGCCGACGGTGGCAGTGCGGTCACCGGGTACACGGTGACGGCCGAGCCGCGTGGGGCGTCGGTGACGGTGGGCGGTGACGCGCGGGAGGCCACGGTGGCGGGCCTGGACAACGGCACGGCGTACACGTTCACGGTGCATGCCACCAACGCGGTCGGTGACGGCCCGGCGTCGGCGGCCAGCGCGCCGGTCACGCCGCTGTCGCCGGAGGCGTGCCCCGAGGGCGGGGTGCCCGACGCCGGCTTCGGCGACGTCGCCGCCGGCAACGTGCACGCGGCCGCGGTCAGCTGCGCGGCCTGGTACGGCCTGGCGCAAGGGACGGGCGCGACGACCTTCGCCCCCGGCACCAGCGTGCGCCGTGACCAGATGGCCTCGTTCATCGGCCGGCTGGTCGAGCAGGCCGGGGTGGAGCTCGACGCGTCGGGCGCGCCGTTCGGCGACGTGGCCGGCAACGTCCACGCCCCCCGCATCAACGGGCTGGCCAACGCGGGCATCGTCCAGGGGGTGCGCCCCGGCGAGTACGCGCCGAGCGCGCTGGTGACCCGCGACCAGATGGCGTCGTTCCTCGTGCGCACCTACGAGCTCCTCGTCGAGCAGACGCTGCCGGCGCCGCCGCACGGGTTCACCGACGTGGCCGGCACCGTGCACGAGGCCGCGATCGCGAAGTCGGCCGGCGCCGGCTTCGCCCGCGGGCTGAGCGCGACGACGTACGGGCCGCGCCAGCAGGTCCGACGCGACCAGATGGCGTCGTTTCTGACCCGTGTGCTGCAACAGCTGGTGCACGACGGCCTGGTCCAGTCCCGGGCATGA
- a CDS encoding S1 RNA-binding domain-containing protein has product MDGEGDLVATAAQAEALAARILDCERMRPLVGVSTHWSSGQPCVDVAALRAEVAAVADVAVVETGEASWALATALPERLDVYNGALRLWRPGVEAGADRRAHPLLMIRSPGDASAAVGRLRSELGMDGDAGSSSVERPVVGATVTATVVAVTARDATVDIAGTTARVARSGLAQGRISDARDVLRVGQAVRARVLRVERDGPVVTLKTGSPSPWRQFVIEYAEGDVVRGRVDAVRGDIALVEVAPGVRGRLDRAQMAADTALAPGQVIAVRIVSFDQGGAGLALSMASVGPTERPRPGLVVLPDGPVFLGAGEGEETRDLRASLDAANARLAALEADCQQLQGELDAVCQDRQRAFEALRATRAQAHELRKQVRGERERRRQLQARLGLAVEVSDAEEFVEAVRAAYQRLYPAADRQRYPLSRMRVGAQLLDRLDELDAVPADKVVEVCAHVAAGRHWEIAGLQVHQLRDTVRGSVRVRASDGAQAWRCALQLNRPSARRLHWWEIPGTPRAVEFASVGVHDDVDIPC; this is encoded by the coding sequence ATGGACGGTGAAGGCGATCTGGTCGCGACCGCGGCGCAGGCCGAGGCGCTTGCGGCGCGCATCCTCGACTGTGAGCGCATGCGCCCGCTGGTGGGGGTGTCCACGCACTGGAGCAGCGGGCAGCCGTGTGTGGACGTCGCGGCCTTGCGCGCCGAGGTCGCCGCGGTCGCCGACGTCGCTGTCGTGGAGACCGGCGAGGCGAGCTGGGCGCTGGCGACGGCGCTGCCCGAGCGCCTCGACGTCTACAACGGCGCGCTGCGTCTGTGGCGCCCGGGCGTGGAGGCGGGCGCGGACCGGCGCGCCCACCCGTTGCTGATGATCCGCTCGCCCGGCGACGCTTCGGCTGCGGTGGGCCGCCTGCGCTCAGAGCTGGGCATGGACGGGGACGCCGGGTCCTCGTCGGTGGAGCGCCCGGTGGTCGGGGCCACCGTGACCGCCACGGTGGTGGCGGTCACGGCCCGCGACGCCACGGTGGACATCGCCGGGACCACCGCCCGGGTGGCTCGCTCAGGGTTGGCGCAGGGCCGCATCAGCGACGCCCGCGACGTGCTGCGCGTCGGCCAGGCAGTGCGCGCGCGGGTGTTGCGGGTGGAGCGCGACGGGCCCGTCGTGACGCTCAAGACCGGTTCTCCCTCGCCGTGGCGGCAGTTCGTCATCGAGTACGCCGAGGGTGACGTGGTGCGCGGCCGTGTCGACGCCGTGCGCGGCGACATCGCCCTGGTGGAGGTTGCTCCCGGCGTGCGTGGCCGCCTGGACCGGGCGCAGATGGCCGCCGACACGGCGTTGGCGCCCGGTCAGGTGATCGCGGTCCGGATCGTGTCGTTCGACCAGGGCGGGGCTGGGCTGGCGCTGTCGATGGCGAGCGTGGGGCCCACCGAGCGTCCCCGGCCGGGTCTGGTGGTGCTGCCCGACGGCCCGGTGTTCCTCGGCGCGGGCGAGGGCGAGGAGACCCGCGACCTGCGAGCGAGCCTTGATGCCGCCAACGCGCGCCTGGCCGCGCTGGAGGCCGACTGCCAGCAGCTGCAAGGCGAGCTCGACGCGGTCTGCCAGGACCGCCAGCGCGCCTTCGAGGCGCTGCGCGCGACCCGTGCGCAGGCCCACGAGCTGCGCAAGCAGGTGCGCGGTGAGCGCGAGCGGCGCCGGCAGCTGCAGGCGCGGCTGGGCCTGGCGGTGGAGGTCAGCGACGCCGAGGAGTTCGTGGAGGCGGTGCGCGCCGCCTACCAACGTCTGTATCCTGCCGCCGACCGCCAGCGGTACCCGCTGAGCCGGATGCGGGTGGGCGCGCAGCTGCTCGACCGCCTCGACGAGCTTGACGCGGTGCCCGCCGACAAGGTCGTGGAGGTGTGCGCGCATGTGGCTGCCGGCCGCCACTGGGAGATCGCCGGCCTGCAGGTCCACCAGCTGCGCGACACCGTGCGGGGGTCCGTGCGGGTCCGCGCCAGCGACGGCGCGCAGGCCTGGCGGTGCGCGTTGCAGCTCAACCGTCCGTCGGCGCGGCGGCTGCACTGGTGGGAGATCCCCGGTACGCCGCGCGCGGTCGAGTTCGCGTCCGTGGGCGTCCACGACGACGTCGACATCCCCTGCTGA
- a CDS encoding helix-turn-helix domain-containing protein: MLRWGRRRAGLTQRELAIRAGVSQPTVARIEGGRAAPRADTLDRLLRACGLMLDAIPLEGAGVDRTVLREQLAASPEQRAAFAQRGAQVRSELARAAERG; this comes from the coding sequence ATGCTTCGCTGGGGCCGGCGCCGGGCCGGGTTGACCCAGCGAGAGCTGGCGATCCGCGCCGGGGTGTCCCAGCCCACCGTGGCCCGCATCGAGGGGGGGCGCGCGGCGCCCCGGGCCGACACTCTGGACCGGCTCCTGCGCGCGTGCGGGCTCATGCTCGACGCGATCCCCCTGGAGGGGGCGGGTGTGGACCGCACGGTTCTGCGCGAGCAGCTTGCCGCGTCCCCCGAGCAGCGCGCGGCCTTCGCCCAGCGTGGCGCGCAGGTCCGCTCCGAGCTCGCGCGGGCCGCAGAGCGCGGATGA
- a CDS encoding type II toxin-antitoxin system PemK/MazF family toxin, whose protein sequence is MVAHGEVWWYEHPDRNPRPHLILTRDAAITVLHQLLAVPATRTVRGIPTEVPLDESDGMPAPCALTLDNATLVRTAFLTRRITDLGPERMREVCHALAVATAC, encoded by the coding sequence GTGGTCGCCCACGGCGAGGTCTGGTGGTATGAGCACCCGGACCGCAACCCGCGTCCGCACCTGATCCTCACCCGCGACGCAGCGATCACGGTGCTGCACCAGCTCCTGGCGGTCCCCGCCACCCGCACGGTCCGGGGCATCCCCACGGAGGTGCCCCTCGACGAGTCCGACGGCATGCCCGCACCGTGCGCCCTGACCCTGGACAACGCCACGTTGGTCCGCACCGCCTTCCTCACCCGGCGCATCACCGACCTCGGCCCGGAGCGCATGCGCGAGGTCTGCCACGCCCTGGCAGTCGCCACCGCCTGCTGA
- a CDS encoding DUF4258 domain-containing protein: MGEVRYRVHALQQMIERGITRAAVLEAVASGEAIERSHRIGRPLPTRLVLGWSGDRPLHILIADDVAGAHYVITVYEPSTDRWEADFRTRKERR, from the coding sequence ATGGGCGAAGTCCGCTACCGCGTTCACGCACTGCAGCAGATGATCGAGCGGGGCATCACCCGAGCGGCTGTCCTGGAGGCCGTCGCGTCCGGTGAGGCCATCGAACGGAGCCACCGGATCGGGCGTCCTCTGCCCACCCGGCTCGTGCTCGGATGGAGCGGTGATCGCCCGCTGCACATCCTGATTGCGGATGATGTCGCAGGCGCTCACTATGTGATCACCGTCTACGAGCCCAGCACTGACCGCTGGGAGGCGGACTTCCGCACCCGTAAGGAGCGCCGATGA
- a CDS encoding type II toxin-antitoxin system MqsA family antitoxin yields the protein MTCPVCGHDALSPGTTTFAADADGTVVVVRNVPADVCDNCGERFVADAVAADLEAVVAEAKGSGTESLVRHYEPVAS from the coding sequence ATGACCTGTCCGGTCTGCGGGCACGATGCCCTCTCCCCTGGGACGACGACCTTCGCCGCTGACGCCGACGGCACCGTTGTGGTCGTGCGCAACGTGCCGGCCGACGTTTGCGACAACTGCGGTGAGCGCTTCGTGGCAGATGCGGTCGCCGCGGATCTGGAAGCTGTGGTCGCCGAGGCCAAGGGCAGCGGTACCGAGAGCCTGGTTCGCCACTACGAGCCCGTCGCTTCCTAG